A stretch of Candidatus Sphingomonas phytovorans DNA encodes these proteins:
- the ftsA gene encoding cell division protein FtsA, giving the protein MAKAAPEGLITALDIGSSKVSAMIAQKGDGGELIVLGTGQRESRGVKRGYIADAAATEVAVREAVEQAERIAGTNIENVWVSFSAGGLVSDVASIEFELGGHRVEQSDIDALLQAGRESIDPAGRMVLHAQPALYTLDGLTGVKRPLGLHADRLGVHIHVVAADGSPVRNLGLCVANAHLEVKAIIASPVATGMACLSEEERELGVALVEMGAGITNVSLFAGGMLVGLTSIPIGAADITDDIASSFGTRRAQAERMKCFYGSANASPRDNHDMIDVAPISAEDGAGDGTRITRAQLIAVIRQRLDHLMGEVQKALVELKFEGPVGRQVVLTGGGAELKGIADYAQQALGRSVRIGRPRGLTALPEAHGGPAFATLAGLAFYAAADPVDLRALSPSNQLVHRPKGLAIFKRLLATARANY; this is encoded by the coding sequence ATGGCGAAGGCAGCACCCGAGGGACTGATCACGGCGCTCGATATCGGGTCGTCAAAGGTTTCGGCGATGATCGCGCAGAAGGGCGATGGCGGCGAGCTGATCGTGCTCGGCACCGGCCAGCGCGAGAGCCGGGGTGTCAAGCGCGGCTATATCGCGGACGCGGCGGCGACCGAAGTCGCGGTGCGCGAGGCGGTCGAACAGGCGGAGCGGATCGCCGGGACCAATATCGAGAATGTGTGGGTCAGCTTCTCGGCCGGCGGGCTCGTGTCCGACGTCGCCTCGATCGAGTTCGAGCTTGGCGGGCATCGGGTCGAGCAATCCGACATCGACGCGCTGCTCCAGGCAGGACGTGAATCGATCGATCCCGCTGGCCGCATGGTGCTGCACGCGCAACCGGCGCTCTACACGCTCGACGGGCTGACCGGGGTGAAGCGCCCGCTGGGGCTTCATGCCGACCGGCTGGGCGTGCATATCCATGTCGTCGCCGCCGACGGATCGCCGGTGCGCAACCTGGGCCTGTGCGTCGCCAACGCGCATCTCGAAGTGAAGGCGATCATCGCCTCGCCGGTCGCGACCGGCATGGCCTGCCTGTCCGAGGAAGAGCGCGAGCTGGGTGTCGCGCTGGTCGAGATGGGCGCCGGGATCACCAATGTCTCGCTGTTCGCCGGGGGCATGCTGGTCGGCCTGACCTCGATCCCGATCGGGGCGGCCGACATCACCGACGATATCGCCTCCTCCTTCGGCACGCGCCGGGCGCAGGCGGAGCGGATGAAGTGCTTCTACGGGTCGGCCAATGCCAGCCCGCGGGACAATCACGACATGATCGACGTCGCGCCGATCTCGGCGGAGGATGGCGCGGGCGACGGCACGCGCATCACCCGCGCGCAGTTGATCGCGGTGATCCGCCAGCGGCTCGATCATCTGATGGGCGAGGTCCAGAAGGCGCTGGTCGAGCTGAAGTTCGAAGGACCGGTGGGTCGCCAGGTCGTGCTGACCGGCGGGGGCGCCGAGCTGAAGGGGATCGCCGATTATGCGCAGCAGGCGCTTGGCCGATCGGTCAGGATCGGCCGCCCGCGCGGTCTGACCGCACTACCCGAGGCCCATGGCGGCCCCGCTTTTGCGACGCTGGCGGGCCTGGCATTCTACGCGGCGGCCGATCCGGTCGATCTGCGGGCACTGTCGCCGTCGAATCAGTTGGTGCATCGGCCGAAGGGACTTGCGATCTTCAAGCGGTTGCTGGCGACTGCCCGGGCGAATTATTAA
- a CDS encoding FtsQ-type POTRA domain-containing protein, which translates to MSRTIKRGSPPRRQIQTKRRQQPKASIVDRAIEVLPISHDTVRRIATWSIVGAVGAVAIATATWFGVPGAIGVAIAEGVGRAGLRVEQVEVTGLSRMDRMTVYAVALDQKSRAMPLVNLEDVRQKLLSYGWIADAHVSRRLPDTLLVHIVERKPTAVWQDRGKLSLIAENGVWLEPVKAEAMPDLPLVIGPGANEQEAAYQKLLDAAPALRPVVKAATWVGNRRWNLLFESGETLALPEGDSDAAKALVKFAQLDGVRPLLGKGWIRFDMRDPSKLVARKPGQVVNRAIADPEDENAPQRPALIEAKHTAFTMVQG; encoded by the coding sequence GTGAGCCGTACGATCAAGCGCGGATCGCCGCCGCGGCGGCAGATCCAGACCAAGCGCCGGCAGCAGCCCAAGGCGTCGATCGTCGACCGCGCCATCGAGGTGCTGCCGATCAGCCATGACACGGTGCGCCGGATCGCCACCTGGTCGATCGTCGGCGCGGTGGGCGCGGTGGCGATCGCCACGGCGACCTGGTTCGGCGTTCCCGGCGCGATCGGCGTCGCGATCGCCGAGGGCGTCGGGCGGGCGGGCCTGCGTGTCGAGCAGGTCGAGGTGACCGGCCTCAGCCGGATGGACCGGATGACGGTCTATGCCGTCGCGCTCGACCAGAAATCCCGCGCGATGCCGCTCGTCAACCTGGAGGACGTCCGCCAGAAGCTTCTGTCCTATGGCTGGATCGCCGATGCGCATGTCTCGCGCCGGCTGCCCGACACGCTGCTTGTCCATATCGTCGAGCGCAAGCCGACGGCGGTGTGGCAGGATCGCGGCAAGCTCTCGCTGATCGCCGAGAATGGCGTATGGCTCGAGCCGGTGAAAGCAGAGGCAATGCCCGACCTGCCGCTGGTCATCGGCCCGGGCGCGAACGAACAGGAGGCAGCGTACCAGAAGCTGCTCGATGCCGCGCCGGCGCTTCGCCCGGTGGTGAAGGCGGCGACCTGGGTCGGCAACCGGCGCTGGAACCTGCTGTTCGAATCCGGCGAGACGCTTGCGCTGCCCGAGGGCGATTCCGATGCGGCCAAGGCACTGGTGAAATTTGCCCAGCTCGACGGGGTCCGCCCGCTGCTGGGCAAGGGATGGATCCGTTTCGACATGCGCGATCCGAGCAAGCTGGTCGCACGCAAGCCGGGACAGGTGGTCAATCGTGCTATAGCTGATCCGGAAGATGAGAATGCGCCGCAACGGCCTGCCCTGATCGAGGCGAAGCACACGGCGTTCACGATGGTACAGGGGTAA
- a CDS encoding D-alanine--D-alanine ligase yields MSKLHVAVLMGGWSAEREVSLMSGAGVADALESLGHKVTRIDMGRDVAARLVEAAPDVVFNALHGTPGEDGSVQGMLDLMGLKYTHSGLVTSVIAIDKLLTKQTLVPHGIPMPGGRIVKSETLFDGDPLPRPYVLKPVNEGSSVGVAIVTDEGNYGNPIARGVTGPWGEFEELLAEPYIRGRELTTAVLAGEALAVTELKPKSGWYDYDAKYTDGLTVHICPAEVPDEIADACKRIALDAHRLLGCSGVSRSDFRWDDSQGIDGLFLLEVNTQPGMTALSLVPEQGRYIGLSYAELVQKIVEEAL; encoded by the coding sequence GTGAGCAAGCTTCACGTGGCAGTCCTGATGGGCGGATGGTCGGCCGAGCGCGAAGTCTCGCTGATGTCCGGTGCTGGCGTGGCCGATGCGCTTGAAAGCCTTGGCCACAAGGTCACCCGGATCGATATGGGCCGCGACGTCGCGGCGCGGCTGGTCGAGGCGGCGCCCGACGTCGTGTTCAACGCGCTGCACGGGACGCCGGGCGAGGACGGGTCGGTGCAGGGCATGCTCGACCTGATGGGCCTGAAATACACGCATTCGGGCCTGGTCACCTCAGTGATCGCGATCGACAAGCTGCTGACGAAGCAGACCCTGGTGCCGCACGGCATCCCGATGCCCGGTGGGCGGATCGTAAAGAGCGAGACGCTGTTCGACGGCGATCCGTTGCCGCGGCCCTATGTGCTAAAGCCGGTCAACGAAGGGTCGTCGGTCGGCGTCGCCATCGTCACCGACGAAGGCAATTACGGCAACCCGATCGCGCGCGGCGTGACGGGGCCGTGGGGCGAGTTCGAGGAACTGCTCGCCGAGCCCTATATTCGGGGCCGCGAGCTGACGACGGCGGTGCTGGCAGGCGAGGCGCTGGCGGTGACTGAGCTCAAGCCCAAGAGCGGCTGGTATGATTACGACGCGAAATATACCGACGGGCTGACGGTGCATATATGCCCGGCCGAAGTCCCCGACGAGATTGCCGATGCCTGCAAGCGAATCGCGCTCGACGCGCATCGCCTGCTCGGCTGCTCGGGCGTGTCGCGGTCCGATTTCCGCTGGGACGACAGCCAGGGCATCGATGGACTGTTCCTGCTCGAGGTCAACACCCAGCCGGGCATGACTGCGCTCAGCCTGGTGCCCGAACAGGGGCGCTATATCGGCCTGAGCTATGCCGAGCTCGTCCAGAAGATCGTGGAGGAGGCCCTGTGA
- the murB gene encoding UDP-N-acetylmuramate dehydrogenase codes for MSNVCRALPPLQGTAQHEGSLADFIWFRTGGPAEWLVRPKDVHDLSVFLAGLDPETPVLPVGVGSNLIVRDGGVPGVVVRLPKAMAKSAIEPGNRVRAGGAAMGISVASAARDAGIAGLEFLRGIPGTVGGAVKMNAGAYGRDTSDILIEATVVTRSGDVEVWPAAKFGYVYRHSDLPAGAVVVEALFEGVPGDPAVIGAEMDRIAAEREASQPLRSRTGGSTFKNPEGHKAWALIDQAGCRGLTRGDAQVSEKHCNFLLNLGSATSAEIEALGEEVREKVRATSGVELEWEIQRVGVLADGAGKGFVGVRK; via the coding sequence ATGAGCAATGTCTGCCGTGCCTTGCCGCCCCTGCAGGGAACCGCCCAGCACGAGGGCAGCCTGGCCGATTTCATCTGGTTCCGGACCGGTGGACCCGCGGAGTGGCTGGTGCGGCCGAAGGACGTGCACGATCTTTCCGTCTTCCTCGCCGGGCTCGATCCCGAGACGCCGGTGCTGCCGGTGGGTGTCGGGTCGAACCTGATCGTGCGGGACGGCGGCGTGCCTGGGGTGGTGGTGCGCCTGCCCAAGGCGATGGCGAAGTCGGCGATCGAGCCGGGTAACAGGGTACGCGCGGGCGGCGCGGCGATGGGAATTTCGGTCGCCAGCGCAGCACGCGACGCCGGGATCGCGGGGCTTGAGTTCCTGCGCGGCATTCCGGGCACGGTCGGCGGCGCGGTGAAGATGAATGCTGGCGCCTATGGCCGCGATACGTCGGACATCCTGATCGAGGCGACTGTCGTGACCCGGTCGGGCGATGTCGAGGTCTGGCCGGCGGCGAAGTTCGGCTATGTCTACCGCCATTCCGACCTGCCCGCAGGCGCGGTGGTGGTCGAGGCGCTGTTCGAGGGCGTGCCGGGCGATCCAGCGGTGATCGGTGCGGAGATGGACCGCATCGCCGCCGAGCGCGAGGCGTCGCAGCCGCTACGCTCGCGCACCGGCGGGTCGACCTTCAAGAATCCGGAAGGGCACAAGGCCTGGGCACTGATCGACCAGGCGGGCTGCCGGGGGCTGACCCGTGGCGACGCTCAGGTCAGCGAGAAGCATTGCAACTTCCTGCTCAACCTCGGTAGCGCGACCAGCGCCGAGATCGAGGCGCTTGGCGAGGAAGTGCGCGAGAAGGTGAGGGCGACCTCCGGGGTCGAGCTCGAATGGGAGATACAGCGTGTCGGCGTGCTGGCCGACGGCGCCGGCAAGGGATTCGTAGGGGTGAGGAAGTGA